A genomic window from Cupriavidus basilensis includes:
- a CDS encoding replication-associated recombination protein A, producing the protein MADTLFSEAPDRSQQPLAERLRPRNIDEVIGQQHLLGAGKPLRVAFASGEPHSMILWGPPGVGKTTLARLMATAFDAEFIALSAVLSGVKDIREAVERAEQYRAHGRRTLVFVDEVHRFNKSQQDAFLPHVESGLFTFIGATTENPSFEVNGALLSRAAVYVLKSLDDAELTQLARRASEELGGLQWEDEALQLIVASADGDGRKLLNNIEIVARAARSAGAPVIDNALLGSALSENLRRFDKGGDAFYDQISALHKSVRGSDPDATLYWFCRMIDGGADPRYLARRIVRMAWEDIGLADPRAARITLDAAETYERLGSPEGELALAQALIYLAVAPKSNAGYNAYNTARAFVAKDKSRGVPVHLRNAPTKLMKELGYGHAYRYAHDEPEAYAAGEHYFPDDLKRPGWYKPTPRGLEGKISDKLRHLRDLDAQWLRQQGKGKGRGEGGGEGGGEGGAAQ; encoded by the coding sequence GTGGCGGACACGCTGTTTTCCGAAGCTCCCGATCGTTCCCAACAACCCCTGGCCGAGCGTCTGCGCCCGCGCAATATCGATGAGGTGATCGGCCAGCAACACCTGCTTGGCGCTGGCAAGCCGCTGCGGGTGGCGTTCGCGTCCGGCGAGCCGCACTCCATGATCCTGTGGGGCCCGCCCGGCGTGGGCAAGACCACGCTGGCGCGGCTGATGGCCACAGCCTTCGACGCCGAGTTCATCGCGCTGTCGGCGGTGCTGTCCGGCGTCAAGGACATCCGCGAGGCAGTCGAGCGTGCTGAGCAATACCGTGCCCACGGACGGCGCACGCTGGTGTTCGTGGACGAGGTGCACCGCTTCAACAAGAGCCAGCAGGATGCCTTCCTGCCGCACGTGGAAAGCGGGCTGTTCACCTTTATCGGTGCCACCACCGAGAACCCGTCCTTCGAGGTCAACGGCGCCTTGCTGTCGCGCGCCGCGGTCTACGTTCTCAAGAGCCTGGACGACGCCGAGCTGACGCAGCTGGCGCGGCGCGCCAGTGAAGAGCTGGGCGGCCTGCAGTGGGAGGACGAGGCGCTGCAGCTGATCGTGGCCTCGGCTGATGGCGATGGCCGCAAGCTGCTCAACAATATCGAGATCGTGGCGCGCGCCGCGCGCAGCGCCGGCGCGCCGGTCATCGACAACGCGCTGCTCGGCAGCGCGCTGTCGGAGAACCTGCGCCGCTTCGACAAGGGCGGCGACGCGTTCTACGATCAGATCAGCGCGCTGCACAAATCCGTGCGCGGCTCCGATCCCGATGCCACGTTGTACTGGTTCTGCCGCATGATCGACGGCGGCGCCGATCCGCGCTACCTGGCGCGCCGCATCGTGCGCATGGCGTGGGAGGACATCGGCCTGGCCGATCCGCGTGCCGCCCGCATCACGCTGGATGCCGCCGAGACCTACGAGCGCCTGGGCTCGCCGGAAGGCGAGCTCGCGCTGGCGCAAGCCCTGATCTACCTGGCCGTGGCGCCCAAGTCCAATGCCGGCTACAACGCCTACAACACCGCGCGCGCCTTCGTGGCCAAGGACAAGTCGCGCGGCGTGCCGGTGCACCTGCGCAACGCGCCGACCAAGCTGATGAAAGAGCTGGGCTACGGCCACGCTTACCGCTACGCGCACGACGAGCCCGAAGCCTATGCCGCAGGCGAGCATTATTTCCCCGATGACCTCAAGCGGCCGGGCTGGTACAAGCCCACGCCGCGCGGGCTGGAAGGCAAGATTAGCGACAAGCTGCGCCACCTGCGCGATCTTGACGCGCAGTGGCTCCGGCAGCAGGGCAAAGGCAAGGGCCGGGGCGAGGGCGGTGGCGAAGGCGGCGGCGAGGGCGGCGCAGCGCAATAG
- a CDS encoding DUF1653 domain-containing protein codes for MTQSSCQPSPHALPGAEGSSDYLHGMPYRHYKGGAYAIVGLGVIESDLSQVVVYESMRDRSRLWVRPLEVFGESVDTPQGMQARFAPDWPAALACLDFLPRATVLQVLACYDAPYRHYHDRHHVLEMFALAQARGIALTPAQALAVLFHDAIYVPGCEHNEAASAALIETMVSGVDVAVTALAARMVMDTCGHRASVPESEVVLDLDLSRLAAPDAEFDAWTVAVFEENKALLANRTGLSGDALYAAFMQRRIAFLQAMAQRPQLFLTPAFADCEAPARANIARMAAGG; via the coding sequence ATGACACAGTCTTCTTGCCAGCCTTCCCCGCACGCCTTGCCCGGCGCAGAGGGGTCCTCCGACTATCTCCACGGCATGCCCTACCGCCACTACAAGGGCGGCGCCTACGCCATCGTTGGCCTCGGCGTGATCGAGTCGGACCTGTCGCAGGTGGTGGTGTATGAGTCAATGCGGGACCGCTCCCGCTTGTGGGTGCGGCCGCTGGAGGTGTTCGGCGAAAGCGTGGACACGCCGCAGGGCATGCAAGCGCGTTTTGCGCCGGATTGGCCGGCCGCGCTGGCTTGCCTGGACTTCTTGCCGCGCGCGACGGTGTTGCAGGTGCTGGCCTGCTACGACGCGCCTTACCGGCATTACCACGATCGCCACCATGTGCTGGAGATGTTCGCGCTGGCGCAGGCGCGCGGCATTGCGCTCACGCCCGCGCAGGCGCTTGCCGTGCTGTTCCACGACGCGATCTACGTGCCGGGCTGCGAGCACAACGAAGCGGCGTCGGCCGCGTTGATCGAGACCATGGTGAGCGGGGTCGATGTGGCGGTGACAGCGCTGGCCGCGCGCATGGTGATGGATACCTGCGGGCATCGTGCATCGGTGCCTGAGTCCGAGGTGGTGCTGGATCTGGATCTGTCCCGGCTGGCTGCGCCGGACGCGGAATTCGACGCCTGGACTGTCGCTGTGTTCGAGGAAAACAAGGCGCTGCTGGCCAATCGCACCGGCCTGTCTGGCGATGCCCTGTACGCGGCATTCATGCAGCGGCGGATCGCGTTCCTGCAGGCGATGGCGCAACGGCCGCAGTTGTTCCTCACGCCAGCCTTTGCCGATTGCGAAGCGCCGGCACGCGCCAATATCGCGCGCATGGCGGCGGGGGGCTGA
- the serS gene encoding serine--tRNA ligase, whose translation MLDIQLFRKDIDAVAQRLATRGFQLDVAAFQALEAERKQLQTRTEELQARRNSLSKQIGMLKGKGEDASAVMAEVGGIGDALKASAARLEEIQAQLAEIMEAIPNLPHESVPVGRDETGNVEVRRVGTPRSFDFEVKDHVDVGERLGLDFDTASKVTGSRFAMLRGGIARMHRALVQLMLDTHTIEHGYTEMYVPYIVNAASMRGTGQLPKFEEDLFKVPRKVGGENSEGGERTENFYLIPTAEVPLTNIVRDAIVAGDKLPLRFVAHTPCFRSEAGSYGRDTRGMIRQHQFDKVELVQVVQPEHSFDALEQLTGHAEAILKKLDLPFRTMVLCTGDMGFGSTKTYDLEVWIPAQGTYREISSCSNMGDFQARRMQARFRAGQGKPELLHTLNGSGLAVGRTLVAILENYQNADGSLTVPAALQPYLGGLTRLEPEA comes from the coding sequence ATGCTAGACATCCAGCTGTTCCGCAAAGACATCGACGCCGTGGCGCAACGCCTTGCCACGCGCGGATTCCAACTCGACGTAGCGGCCTTCCAGGCACTCGAAGCCGAGCGCAAGCAACTGCAGACCCGGACCGAGGAGTTGCAGGCGCGCCGCAACAGCCTCTCCAAGCAGATCGGCATGCTCAAGGGCAAGGGCGAAGACGCCTCGGCGGTGATGGCCGAAGTCGGCGGCATCGGCGACGCCCTCAAGGCCTCGGCCGCGCGCCTGGAAGAAATCCAGGCCCAGCTCGCCGAGATCATGGAAGCCATCCCCAACCTGCCGCACGAAAGCGTGCCGGTGGGCCGGGACGAGACCGGCAACGTGGAGGTGCGCCGCGTCGGCACGCCGCGCAGCTTCGACTTCGAGGTCAAGGACCACGTCGACGTGGGCGAGCGCCTCGGACTGGATTTCGATACCGCGAGCAAGGTCACGGGCTCGCGCTTTGCCATGCTGCGCGGTGGCATCGCACGCATGCACCGCGCGCTGGTGCAACTGATGCTGGACACCCACACGATCGAGCACGGCTACACCGAGATGTACGTGCCTTACATCGTCAATGCCGCCTCGATGCGCGGTACCGGCCAGTTGCCCAAGTTCGAGGAAGACCTGTTCAAGGTGCCGCGCAAGGTCGGTGGCGAGAACAGCGAGGGTGGCGAGCGCACCGAGAACTTCTACCTGATCCCCACGGCCGAAGTGCCGCTGACCAACATCGTGCGCGACGCCATCGTGGCCGGCGACAAGCTGCCGCTGCGCTTCGTTGCCCACACGCCTTGCTTCCGCTCGGAAGCCGGCTCCTACGGCCGCGACACGCGCGGCATGATCCGCCAGCATCAGTTCGACAAGGTCGAGCTCGTCCAGGTGGTGCAGCCCGAGCATTCGTTCGACGCGCTCGAGCAGCTCACTGGCCACGCCGAAGCTATCCTGAAGAAGCTGGACCTGCCGTTCCGCACCATGGTGCTTTGCACTGGCGACATGGGCTTTGGCAGCACCAAGACCTATGACCTCGAAGTGTGGATCCCCGCGCAGGGCACCTACCGCGAGATCAGCTCCTGCTCGAACATGGGCGACTTCCAGGCCCGCCGCATGCAGGCCCGCTTCCGCGCAGGCCAGGGCAAGCCGGAACTGCTGCACACGCTCAACGGCTCCGGCCTGGCGGTTGGCCGCACGCTGGTGGCGATCCTGGAGAACTACCAGAACGCCGACGGCTCGCTGACAGTGCCGGCCGCATTGCAGCCGTATCTGGGCGGCTTGACGCGCCTGGAGCCCGAGGCGTAA